The genomic interval GCATTGCCGTATCAAAAATTTGGTACTGGGCTTTGCCTTTTCCTTTAGCGTGGTACATTGCTGTATCCGCATCGCGTAGCAGGTCCTGGGGATTTTCATACCCTGTTGTGCTGAAGGCAATACCAACGCTTGTGCTGGCAAATATCTCGTGCTTACCCAAATTAAACGGAAGCATCAACTCCTTTTGCAGACGCTCAGCAATTTGGGTCGCATAATGGCTATCTTGAATTCCTTCCAGCAAAATAGCAAATTCATCTCCGCCCAGACGCGCAATTAAATCAGTGCGGCGCAGACAAGTTTCCAATCTGCGAGAAATCGCGATTAGAAGTTGATCACCCACCATATGCCCCAGGCTGTCGTTAATCACCTTGAACCGATCCAGATCCAGGAATAGAACCGCAAATAAATAGCCTTCCTGTTGTTTGGTGCAGGCGATCGCATGTTCCAGGCGATCGGTAAAGAGGGCACGGTTGGCTAATCCTGTTAATCCATCATGCAGTGCATCATGGATTAATTTCTCCTCAACCCGCTTACGTTCAGAAATATCACGGCAAACAATGACTCCCCCTTTTGGAATGCCATTCTTATCTTTCAACGGTCTACCCGTCACCGTCACCCAGATCCCTTCTGTAGTCTGAGCATGGCACACAAACATTTCAACATCGGTTACCTCTTCTCCACGAATTGAGCGTTCTAAGGGTAAATCCCTGGCACTAAAAGGAGTGATCCGATCTGGGAGATAGAGATTCATCGTTTGTGAACAGTGATTTGCCACTAAATGGGTGGCTTGGCTGCCAAACATCCGTTCTGCCGCTGGATTAAAAACCAGGAAATTTCTGTTTTCATCAGCAACAATAACCGCATCGCCCATACTGTCGAGGATCGACTTTAAACTCTCTGAAATTTCCGTTTGTTTTAGTAAGGCAGCCTCAATCTGCTTGCGCTGGATGAACTGACCAATTTTGATGCCAATGTCGGTCATCATTTCTTGCAGACTGTCATCTGGCTGGCAGGATTTATGGCTGAAAAACTCAAGCACACCAATGACTTCAGTCCCATTTTGAATGGGTAGTCCGAAACCCCCCTGTAACCCCGCCGCGATCGCATGTAGCCTACGGGGTGAATTCAGATCGGCAGTAATATCCTCAACCCAAAGCGGTTCTCGCCCATGCCAAACACAACCCGCCAGACCAATCCCCAATGGCAACGTCAGCATCCGATTCAATGTCTCAAATTCCTTGAAGTGATCAGGAAACGCAGTCCATATTTCCTGACACTTCAAAACTTTGGCGGCTGGGTCAACCATCCACAGTGCCCCCACCTGCCAATCTAATGCAGTACAAATCGCTTCCAAAAGTTTGACTGCTGCCTCGCTGAATGTGGCAGATTCAGCCAGAATATGGGTGACGGTATAGAGGGCAGCCAATTTTCGGTTGGTTTTGCGAAGTTCTGCCCGTTGTGCGGTCAATTCATCCGTCAATTTTTTCGCATCCGAGAGGGCTGCATTTTGAGCCTGGAGTAAGAAAAGAAAGTCAACAACCGGATCATGAATCGCAAAATCGCTGAGTGTAATTCCGTAAGATTTGAGCGAGGCAATATCAGTCACCCAG from Kovacikia minuta CCNUW1 carries:
- a CDS encoding EAL domain-containing protein; this translates as MAGATPPLTDPSTTKTIQSLSCFKLIPNLFTEVFPFHLVFDRNHEILQIGGVLQHIYPELVIGSQLDQHFRIDRPNIGIEFDQIRKRSKSLFLLESLHNGMKLKGQMVYVNNPEAIFFLCSPWVTDIASLKSYGITLSDFAIHDPVVDFLFLLQAQNAALSDAKKLTDELTAQRAELRKTNRKLAALYTVTHILAESATFSEAAVKLLEAICTALDWQVGALWMVDPAAKVLKCQEIWTAFPDHFKEFETLNRMLTLPLGIGLAGCVWHGREPLWVEDITADLNSPRRLHAIAAGLQGGFGLPIQNGTEVIGVLEFFSHKSCQPDDSLQEMMTDIGIKIGQFIQRKQIEAALLKQTEISESLKSILDSMGDAVIVADENRNFLVFNPAAERMFGSQATHLVANHCSQTMNLYLPDRITPFSARDLPLERSIRGEEVTDVEMFVCHAQTTEGIWVTVTGRPLKDKNGIPKGGVIVCRDISERKRVEEKLIHDALHDGLTGLANRALFTDRLEHAIACTKQQEGYLFAVLFLDLDRFKVINDSLGHMVGDQLLIAISRRLETCLRRTDLIARLGGDEFAILLEGIQDSHYATQIAERLQKELMLPFNLGKHEIFASTSVGIAFSTTGYENPQDLLRDADTAMYHAKGKGKAQYQIFDTAMHVRAVALLQLETDLRRALERQEFQLHYQPIVSLESQKITGFEALVRWCHPERGLVAPGEFIPVAEETGLIIPLGNWVLQEACRQMRYWQQEFSAADHLTISVNISGKQFSQANFTPQIQQILQETGLDAKSLKLEITESILMDNVESTTASLLQLQALGIQLSMDDFGTGYSSLSYLNRFPVSTLKIDRSFIQSVDTDTEKLEIIRTVIMLARSLGMDAVAEGVETAQQLARLRELHCESGQGYFFSKPLDGQKAGCLLSAEFIN